In Camelina sativa cultivar DH55 chromosome 16, Cs, whole genome shotgun sequence, a single window of DNA contains:
- the LOC104752064 gene encoding NADP-dependent glyceraldehyde-3-phosphate dehydrogenase, with translation MAGTGLFAEILDGEVYKYYADGEWKTSSSGKSVSIINPATRKPQYKVQACTQEEVNAVMELAKSAQKSWAKTPLWKRAELLHKAAAILKDNKAPMAESLVKEIAKPAKDSVTEVVRSGDLISYCAEEGVRILGEGKFLLSDSFPGNDRTKYCLTSKIPLGVVLAIPPFNYPVNLAVSKIAPALIAGNSLVLKPPTQGAVSCLHMVHCFHLAGFPKGLISCITGKGSEIGDFLTMHPAVNCISFTGGDTGISISKKAGMIPLQMELGGKDACIVLEDADLDLVASNIIKGGFSYSGQRCTAVKVVLVMESVADELVEKVKAKVAKLTVGPPEDNSDITAVVSESSANFIEGLVMDAKEKGATFCQEYKREGNLIWPLLLDNVRPDMRIAWEEPFGPVVPVLRINSVEEGINHCNASNFGLQGCVFTKDINKAILISDAMETGTVQINSAPARGPDHFPFQGLKDSGIGSQGVTNSINLMTIVKTTVINLPTPSYSMG, from the exons ATGGCGGGGACTGGATTGTTTGCAGAGATTCTAGACGGAGAAGTCTACAAATACTACGCTGATGGAGAGTGGAAAACTTCTTCCTCTGGTAAGAGTGTGTCCATCATTAACCCGGCCACGAGGAAGCCACAGTACAAGGTTCAAG CATGCACGCAAGAAGAAGTGAACGCGGTGATGGAACTAGCGAAATCGGCTCAGAAATCGTGGGCAAAGACTCCTCTTTGGAAAAGAGCTGAGCTTCTTCACAAAGCTGCTGCGATCCTCAAGGACAACAAAGCTCCCATGGCTGAGTCTCTTGTGAAGGAAATCGCTAAACCCGCCAAAGATTCTGTTACTGAg GTTGTGAGGTCTGGAGATTTGATATCTTATTGTGCTGAAGAAGGTGTTAGGATCTTAGGTGAAGGGAAGTTTCTGTTATCCGATAGCTTCCCTGGTAATGACCGTACTAAGTACTGCCTCACTTCAAAG ATTCCTCTCGGTGTGGTTTTGGCTATTCCTCCATTCAATTATCCGGTCAATCTGGCTGTATCAAAGATAGCTCCTGCTTTGATCGCTGGAAACTCCCTTGTCCTTAAACCTCCAACTCAA GGAGCTGTTTCTTGCCTTCATATGGTACATTGCTTTCACTTAGCCGGTTTCCCTAAAGGACTTATCAGTTGCATCACTGGAAAAGGATCTGAGATCGGCGATTTCCTCACTATGCACCCTGCTGTTAACTGCATtag TTTCACTGGTGGTGATACCGGAATCTCAATCTCTAAGAAAGCTGGTATGATCCCTCTTCAAATGGAACTTGGAGGAAAAGATGCATGCATTGTCCTGGAGGATGCTGATCTTGATTTAGTTGCTTCCAACATCATCAAAGGAGGATTCTCTTACAG TGGGCAGAGGTGCACTGCTGTGAAGGTGGTCCTCGTGATGGAATCAGTGGCTGATGAACTTGTTGAGAAAGTAAAAGCTAAAGTGGCCAAACTCACGGTTGGACCGCCTGAAGATAACTCCGATATCACAGCCGTGGTGTCGGAATCTTCAGCTAATTTCATTGAAGGATTGGTGATGGATGCTAAGGAGAAAGGAGCAACCTTTTGTCAAGAGTATAAAAGAGAAGGTAACTTGATTTGGCCATTGCTTTTGGACAATGTTAGACCCGACATGAGGATCGCGTGGGAGGAACCATTCGGTCCTGTCGTGCCCGTCTTGAGGATCAATTCTGTTGAAGAAGGGATCAATCATTGCAATGCTAGTAACTTTGGCCTCCAG GGATGTGTATTCACTAAAGATATCAATAAGGCAATACTGATCAGTGATGCAATGGAGACAGGAACCGTTCAAATCAACTCTGCACCAGCTCGTGGACCGGACCACTTCCCTTTCCAG GGACTAAAGGACAGTGGAATAGGATCACAAGGTGTGACAAATAGCATCAATTTGATGACTATAGTGAAGACCACAGTCATTAacttgccaacaccttcttacTCTATGGGTTAG
- the LOC104752063 gene encoding transcription factor bHLH66: MMNSSLLTPSSSSSSHIQTPATTTFDHEDFLDQIFSSAPWPSVVDDAHPPLPSDSFHGHDVDSRNQQIMMMPLNDGSSVHALYNGFSASGSLPNFHIPQGSGGGLMNQERQTQTPSQPQARASTATGGTVAAPPQSRTKVRARRGQATDPHSIAERLRRERIAERMKALQELVPNGNKIDKASMLDEIIDYVKFLQLQVKVLSMSRLGGAASVSSQISEAGGSHGNATSAMASGSQTAGSSNDNITMTEHQVAKLMEEDMGSAMQYLQGKGLCLMPISLATAISTATCHTTRNPLIPGAADVGGPSSPNLSNMTIQSTNTTMGHGNGKLKGNGNGIIEGSSSISVKEAVSVSKP, translated from the exons ATGATGAACTCTTCTCTTCtaactccttcttcttcatcctcatcccATATCCAAACTCCGGCCACCACTACTTTTGACCATGAAGACTTCCTTGATCAAATCTTTTCCTCTGCCCCATGGCCATCAGTCGTCGACGATGCCCATCCTCCTCTTCCTTCCGATAGCTTCCACGGGCACGACGTCGACTCAAGAAATCAGCAGATCATGATGATGCCTTTAAACGATGGCTCCTCCGTCCACGCTCTTTACAATGGCTTCTCCGCCTCAGGATCTCTTCCTAACTTTCATATCcctcag GGATCGGGAGGTGGATTGATGAACCAAGAAAGACAAACGCAAACGCCATCGCAACCGCAGGCAAGAGCGTCTACAGCTACTGGTGGTACGGTGGCGGCTCCGCCGCAGAGTAGGACTAAAGTCCGAGCTAGGAGAGGTCAAGCAACTGATCCTCACAGTATCGCCGAAagg TTACGAAGAGAGAGAATTGCGGAAAGGATGAAAGCTCTTCAAGAACTCGTCCCAAACGGAAATAag ATAGACAAGGCATCGATGCTCGATGAGATTATAGATTATGTCAAGTTTTTACAACTCCAAGTCAAG GTGCTGAGCATGAGCAGATTGGGAGGTGCTGCTTCAGTTTCTTCTCAAATCTCTGAG GCAGGTGGATCCCACGGTAATGCAACCTCCGCCATGGCTAGCGGTAGCCAGACGGCCGGAAGCTCCAACGATAACATTACAATGACGGAGCATCAAGTGGCGAAGCTAATGGAAGAAGACATGGGCTCGGCCATGCAATACCTTCAAGGGAAAGGTCTCTGCCTCATGCCAATCTCTTTAGCAACTGCCATCTCAACCGCCACTTGTCACACCACCCGTAACCCTTTGATCCCTGGAGCTGCTGACGTCGGAGGTCCTTCTTCTCCCAATCTTTCCAACATGACCATACAGTCCACGAATACAACAATGGGTCACGGTAACGGGAAGTTAAAAGGTAACGGTAACGGCATTATCGAGGGGTCGTCGTCTATTTCCGTTAAAGAGGCAGTATCCGTTTCGAAGCCGTGA